Proteins found in one Candidatus Bathyarchaeota archaeon genomic segment:
- a CDS encoding HD domain-containing protein produces the protein MSYTFNIPYRNNTKLKHVMEKVKENKKLHAYWKCANVMAIERMGYTDHGPTHVKIVANLALKLLRVLIEKKLITPSIVQNYDMKNEDAEVVVVLGSILHDLGMLVQRLNHEQYSALLAKDIIDDLLTPTYNIEEKAIITSEVLHAIVSHEQPPSTEPENKLLTKEAGIVGIADALDMEAGRARIPFNAGKVDIHSISALSIEKVEVEVAENQVKPIVIKIKMSNSAGVFQIDELLKPRIIKSGLAQFFHVTAEITGAKENRIIEKFEI, from the coding sequence GTGTCCTATACCTTCAACATACCCTACAGGAACAACACCAAACTTAAACACGTTATGGAAAAAGTTAAAGAAAACAAGAAACTGCACGCTTACTGGAAATGTGCCAACGTCATGGCGATTGAACGTATGGGCTACACTGACCACGGTCCAACCCATGTTAAAATAGTAGCTAACCTTGCACTAAAACTTCTGCGCGTACTTATCGAAAAAAAGCTGATCACGCCTAGCATAGTGCAAAACTATGATATGAAAAATGAAGATGCAGAAGTGGTTGTGGTTTTAGGATCAATCCTTCACGATTTAGGCATGTTGGTCCAAAGACTAAACCATGAACAATACAGTGCCCTCTTAGCCAAAGACATCATAGACGACCTGCTAACACCAACTTACAACATAGAGGAAAAAGCAATAATCACCTCAGAAGTTCTCCACGCCATCGTTTCTCACGAGCAACCGCCCAGCACTGAACCTGAAAACAAGTTACTGACTAAAGAAGCAGGTATTGTGGGAATCGCAGACGCGCTAGACATGGAAGCAGGAAGAGCACGTATTCCTTTCAACGCAGGCAAAGTCGATATTCACTCAATATCAGCATTGTCAATTGAGAAAGTAGAAGTGGAAGTTGCTGAAAATCAGGTAAAGCCGATTGTTATAAAAATTAAAATGTCAAATTCAGCAGGCGTCTTCCAAATTGATGAACTCCTAAAACCCAGAATCATCAAATCAGGACTCGCACAATTCTTCCATGTCACTGCTGAAATTACAGGCGCCAAAGAAAACCGAATCATTGAAAAATTCGAAATCTAA
- a CDS encoding 30S ribosomal protein S12, translated as MGSKSPRGEFAARQLAKKRKNFRWHDRYFNRRMLMLDEKVDPMQGAPQSRGIVLEKVGVESKQPNSAIRKCVRTQLIKNGRTITAFLPGDGALNVVDEHDEVTVEGIGGTRGGAMGDIPGVRWKVTMVNGVSLNELVYGRKQKPAR; from the coding sequence ATGGGTTCCAAGTCTCCAAGAGGCGAATTCGCCGCAAGGCAACTTGCAAAGAAACGGAAGAACTTCCGTTGGCACGATAGGTACTTTAACCGACGCATGCTTATGCTAGACGAAAAAGTAGACCCAATGCAGGGCGCACCCCAATCACGGGGCATCGTTCTAGAAAAAGTAGGCGTTGAATCCAAACAACCAAACAGCGCCATCCGCAAATGCGTCCGCACCCAACTCATCAAAAACGGCAGAACCATAACTGCATTCCTGCCAGGCGACGGCGCATTAAACGTAGTTGATGAACACGACGAAGTCACCGTAGAAGGCATCGGCGGAACCAGAGGAGGCGCAATGGGAGACATCCCAGGAGTACGCTGGAAAGTCACCATGGTCAACGGCGTATCCCTAAACGAACTCGTCTACGGACGAAAACAAAAACCAGCAAGGTAA
- a CDS encoding 30S ribosomal protein S7 produces the protein MSSQLAQPQEIKLFQKWSFKDIKVEDIGLQRYLNLTPMTIPHSMGRHEHQRFRKAKVNIVERLINGLMRSGKNAGKKAKATNIVKEAFEIIHVRTGKNPIEVLVRAVENSAPCEDTTRISYGGVVYHLSVDVAPQRRIDLALRHITEGARAASINNPRSIQETLADELVLAAAKDIKSAAVAKRNEIERVAQSSR, from the coding sequence ATGTCGTCACAACTAGCCCAACCCCAAGAAATCAAGCTCTTCCAAAAATGGTCATTCAAAGACATTAAAGTCGAAGACATAGGGCTCCAACGCTACTTGAATTTAACACCTATGACCATACCTCATAGCATGGGACGCCACGAACACCAACGCTTCCGCAAAGCCAAAGTCAATATAGTCGAACGACTAATCAACGGCTTAATGCGGAGCGGCAAAAACGCAGGAAAAAAGGCCAAAGCAACCAACATAGTCAAAGAAGCCTTCGAAATCATCCACGTACGCACAGGCAAAAATCCCATCGAAGTCCTAGTTAGAGCAGTAGAAAATAGTGCACCATGCGAAGACACAACACGCATCAGCTATGGCGGAGTCGTCTACCATCTTTCAGTTGACGTAGCACCACAAAGGCGCATAGACCTCGCACTTCGCCACATAACCGAAGGCGCAAGAGCAGCCAGCATAAACAACCCACGTAGTATCCAAGAAACCCTCGCAGACGAACTTGTATTAGCCGCAGCCAAGGACATCAAGAGCGCAGCCGTAGCCAAACGTAACGAAATCGAACGCGTCGCACAATCCAGCAGATAA
- a CDS encoding 50S ribosome-binding GTPase: protein MPTNLPPEALDKWAEVEAARGPREKMEKMQEFLKYVPQHKGTLKLRGEIKKKIAIIRNDLEEKKRKGTGKSSGGPKLFVEKEGAAQIAVLGVTNVGKSCLLQAVSNANVVVSATPFMTREPTPGIMDFGDVQFQVVETPAVMEGSGDGRAWGPVTLGVARNADGVILMVDLSHDPIGQLELLVSELEKSRVLVSRPSGRVEIDRRHAGAALRIILLGKLVDCTMREVEDLLRSYRINDAIVKISGNVTLDDVEDAIFETTTYKPALVVANKLDVTGAENNLRLLKKYVDNKLPVVAMSCEQKTGVDELGKALIEVLGIIRVYTKEPGSREPTGRPFALKRGTTVGDLAKNIHKDFVSNFLFAMVWASRLPFSPKKVGLNFVLDDGDVVELHTKV from the coding sequence ATGCCAACTAATTTGCCGCCTGAAGCACTAGACAAGTGGGCTGAAGTTGAAGCTGCCCGTGGTCCACGGGAGAAGATGGAGAAGATGCAAGAGTTTCTCAAGTATGTTCCCCAACATAAGGGTACGCTTAAGCTTCGCGGCGAAATCAAAAAGAAAATCGCGATTATTCGGAATGATTTGGAAGAGAAGAAGCGTAAGGGTACAGGCAAAAGCAGTGGTGGCCCCAAACTTTTTGTGGAGAAAGAGGGTGCTGCGCAGATTGCCGTTTTAGGCGTAACTAATGTGGGTAAGAGCTGCCTTTTGCAGGCGGTTTCGAACGCGAACGTGGTGGTTTCTGCTACGCCCTTTATGACACGCGAGCCTACTCCTGGCATTATGGATTTTGGTGATGTGCAGTTTCAAGTGGTTGAGACACCCGCGGTTATGGAGGGCAGCGGGGATGGACGGGCTTGGGGTCCTGTGACATTAGGGGTCGCGCGGAACGCGGACGGGGTAATTTTGATGGTTGATTTGTCGCATGATCCGATTGGGCAGTTGGAGCTCTTGGTTTCTGAGTTAGAGAAGAGCCGTGTTTTGGTGAGTCGACCAAGTGGGCGAGTGGAGATTGACAGGCGTCACGCTGGAGCGGCTTTGCGTATTATCTTGCTTGGTAAGCTGGTTGACTGTACCATGCGTGAGGTTGAGGATTTGCTTCGTAGCTACCGTATTAACGATGCCATCGTCAAAATCAGCGGTAACGTTACGCTTGATGATGTGGAGGATGCGATTTTTGAGACAACCACGTACAAACCGGCATTGGTAGTTGCAAATAAGCTTGATGTGACAGGTGCGGAGAATAATTTGCGTTTACTCAAAAAATATGTGGATAATAAGTTGCCTGTGGTTGCGATGTCTTGTGAGCAGAAGACGGGTGTGGATGAGTTAGGTAAGGCTTTGATTGAAGTATTAGGAATCATTCGGGTTTATACTAAGGAGCCTGGTTCGCGTGAGCCAACTGGCAGACCCTTTGCACTCAAACGCGGCACCACTGTGGGTGATTTAGCCAAGAACATTCACAAAGATTTTGTTTCTAATTTTCTGTTTGCTATGGTTTGGGCTTCTCGTTTGCCTTTTAGTCCAAAGAAAGTTGGTTTGAATTTCGTTTTAGATGATGGCGATGTTGTGGAATTACACACTAAAGTTTAG
- the cobD gene encoding threonine-phosphate decarboxylase CobD encodes MKPVENLVRRNIKNLKPCVHGAEVLVAAQQSGLPPEQILDFSSSVNPLGPSDKALSAAKQAFSQIAAYPDSNSNELREVIARHFSGISKSNVVMGNGSTELMYLFAECFMNKGDTAVIPAPTFGEYESAVLKTGETIKFVKLNKNFNIDEANFKTQMKRAKIIFLCNPNNPTSILIPQEILRRIIEQALEQDSLVFLDEDFLEFVESEKNLSLIGDIKKYPNLFVLRSFTKIYGLTGLRVGYGIADKDIIDVMLCTKIPWNLNCLAQAAAVAALKDEEHLAVTRELIKKEKAWLSKQFSKFESFRFSEPDANFFFIDIRKSGLTATELKDKLLRKGVLIRDCTSFRGLDPYFVRIAVKTHEENERLIAALKQTVRAI; translated from the coding sequence ATGAAGCCTGTTGAGAACCTAGTTAGGCGTAACATTAAAAACCTCAAACCATGCGTTCACGGCGCAGAAGTTTTAGTCGCCGCACAACAGAGCGGATTACCCCCAGAGCAGATACTGGATTTTAGCTCAAGCGTAAACCCGCTGGGGCCATCGGACAAGGCGCTTTCGGCAGCAAAACAAGCATTCAGCCAAATTGCGGCTTATCCAGACTCCAACTCCAACGAGCTAAGAGAAGTAATTGCAAGACATTTTAGCGGAATCAGCAAGAGCAACGTGGTTATGGGCAATGGGTCAACCGAACTCATGTATCTCTTCGCCGAATGCTTCATGAATAAGGGTGACACCGCGGTTATTCCAGCACCAACCTTTGGCGAGTACGAGAGTGCGGTGCTTAAAACTGGAGAAACAATCAAATTCGTCAAGCTAAACAAGAATTTCAACATTGATGAAGCCAACTTTAAGACACAGATGAAAAGAGCAAAAATAATCTTTCTTTGCAATCCAAACAACCCAACCAGCATACTGATTCCTCAAGAAATTCTGCGACGTATAATCGAGCAGGCACTAGAACAGGACAGCCTTGTCTTCCTAGACGAAGACTTCCTAGAGTTTGTTGAAAGCGAGAAAAATCTCTCATTGATAGGCGACATTAAAAAGTACCCTAACTTGTTTGTGCTTCGCTCGTTTACAAAAATTTATGGCTTAACAGGCTTGCGCGTTGGCTACGGCATCGCAGACAAAGACATTATAGATGTGATGTTGTGCACTAAGATTCCATGGAACCTTAACTGTTTAGCGCAAGCTGCCGCTGTCGCCGCTCTCAAAGATGAGGAACATCTTGCGGTGACGCGTGAACTCATCAAAAAAGAGAAAGCATGGTTGTCAAAACAGTTTAGCAAGTTTGAATCGTTTAGGTTTAGTGAGCCTGACGCAAACTTTTTCTTCATAGACATCCGCAAGTCAGGCTTAACTGCCACTGAACTCAAAGACAAGCTCCTGCGCAAGGGTGTCCTCATTCGTGACTGTACATCTTTTAGGGGACTTGACCCATACTTTGTCCGTATCGCCGTTAAAACTCATGAAGAGAATGAGAGATTAATTGCGGCGTTAAAACAAACAGTTAGGGCGATTTGA
- a CDS encoding cobalamin biosynthesis protein codes for MDSVLIFALAFVIDMVFGEYPDKIHPTIGIGKIIAYLKCKAKSANPHIEKANGVLLALVIILVVALPVFLLLWWLRVSFGSIPYIIMGAVLFKATFAIKGMGQYTLPIAKALKQNDLNGARKWLPYIVRRDPNSLNERQIISAAVESIAESTTDGITAPFFFFAFFGVPGAFAYRVINTLDSMVGYKTAEYKNIGWFSAKLDTLTNYVPARLTAYLMVAAAFLLREDWRESWRILQRDKHKTASPNAGYTISAMAGALNVQLEKQGYYTLGDDHGISAEHIPKALRVMTVTAAIFGLVVILPVLALRIYVAGL; via the coding sequence ATGGACTCGGTCCTTATTTTTGCCTTAGCCTTCGTAATTGACATGGTTTTTGGCGAGTATCCTGACAAGATTCACCCAACCATCGGCATTGGAAAAATTATTGCATACCTCAAATGCAAAGCGAAAAGCGCTAATCCACATATTGAGAAGGCAAACGGCGTCTTGCTGGCTTTAGTGATAATCTTGGTGGTTGCTTTACCAGTGTTCCTGTTGCTTTGGTGGCTTAGAGTGTCATTTGGTTCCATCCCCTACATTATTATGGGTGCAGTTCTGTTCAAGGCAACATTTGCTATAAAAGGCATGGGTCAATATACGCTGCCAATTGCTAAAGCGCTCAAACAGAACGATTTGAATGGAGCACGCAAATGGTTACCATACATCGTGCGTCGTGACCCAAACAGCCTCAACGAGCGCCAAATAATTTCCGCTGCTGTAGAATCCATTGCTGAGAGCACAACGGATGGGATTACTGCACCGTTCTTCTTTTTTGCTTTTTTCGGCGTGCCGGGCGCGTTTGCTTACCGCGTAATTAACACGTTGGATTCTATGGTTGGCTACAAGACAGCGGAGTACAAGAACATCGGCTGGTTTTCCGCCAAACTGGATACGTTAACGAATTATGTGCCTGCGAGGTTGACGGCTTACTTGATGGTTGCAGCCGCATTCTTGTTGCGAGAAGATTGGCGTGAATCATGGCGCATCTTGCAACGGGACAAGCATAAAACAGCAAGCCCAAACGCTGGCTACACGATTTCAGCTATGGCTGGAGCCCTAAACGTTCAACTGGAAAAGCAGGGCTACTACACGCTTGGCGATGACCATGGAATTTCAGCAGAACATATCCCGAAGGCTCTGCGGGTTATGACGGTTACAGCCGCTATATTTGGATTGGTTGTAATTTTGCCTGTTTTAGCGCTAAGAATCTATGTTGCTGGATTATAA
- a CDS encoding tyrosine-type recombinase/integrase, producing MAELTPNIPSLDGIFGTKAGSKLCKSEHADGSAGTSPLNPSCPKCGGNKLWRDGNKYTIFEDRIQRWLCKECGHRFLDRADLKRAKQAVETVRTVDTQSLKTQTNIVANGQICVTETKNLAAEQQTTQVPRRNEENRGKIIEHAFWMQKEGYAESTISRRIRLLGTLVNKGANLQDPESIKETIAQQKNWTTKTKQIAVETYDCFLKSQGLTWKKPIYQAVKKLPFIPTEEEINNLIAGCNKKTATFLQLLKETGMRCGEAFMLQWTDFDFENKTVNITPEKGSDPRQLKISMRLIMMLNSLPRNKDKPFACSHRHFARAFRLQRAKIANKLKNDRILKIHFHTLRHWKATMEYAKTKDILHVMKMLGHRNIQNTLLYTQLISFESDEYFSATAKTVQDAQKLVEAGFDYVCEFNEVKIFKKRK from the coding sequence ATGGCTGAACTTACACCAAACATACCTTCTCTAGACGGTATATTTGGCACTAAAGCAGGTTCTAAACTTTGTAAGTCAGAGCATGCAGACGGCTCTGCCGGCACCAGCCCCCTAAACCCATCCTGCCCAAAATGCGGCGGCAACAAACTCTGGCGCGATGGAAACAAATACACAATTTTTGAGGATAGAATACAACGCTGGCTTTGCAAAGAGTGCGGTCATCGATTCTTGGACAGAGCTGACCTTAAGAGAGCCAAACAAGCTGTTGAAACTGTTAGAACAGTTGATACGCAGTCATTAAAAACCCAAACCAACATAGTAGCTAACGGCCAAATATGCGTCACGGAGACGAAAAACTTGGCAGCGGAACAACAAACAACTCAGGTTCCGCGAAGAAACGAAGAAAACAGAGGCAAAATCATTGAACACGCCTTCTGGATGCAAAAAGAAGGCTACGCTGAATCAACAATCAGCCGCAGAATACGACTCCTCGGAACCCTCGTAAACAAAGGCGCCAACCTACAAGACCCCGAATCAATCAAAGAAACCATCGCCCAACAGAAAAACTGGACAACCAAAACTAAACAAATCGCCGTCGAAACCTACGACTGCTTCCTCAAATCGCAAGGCTTAACCTGGAAAAAACCAATCTACCAGGCCGTCAAAAAGCTGCCTTTCATACCAACCGAAGAAGAAATTAACAACCTAATAGCCGGATGCAACAAGAAAACTGCAACCTTTCTGCAGCTGCTCAAAGAAACAGGCATGCGATGTGGTGAAGCATTCATGCTACAATGGACCGACTTCGACTTCGAAAACAAAACCGTCAACATAACGCCTGAAAAAGGAAGCGACCCCCGCCAACTCAAAATATCCATGCGCCTAATCATGATGCTAAACAGCCTACCAAGAAACAAAGACAAACCCTTCGCATGCAGCCACCGACACTTCGCCAGAGCCTTCAGACTACAAAGAGCCAAAATAGCCAACAAACTCAAAAACGACCGCATCCTCAAAATCCACTTCCACACCCTAAGACACTGGAAAGCAACCATGGAATACGCCAAAACCAAAGACATCCTGCACGTCATGAAGATGCTTGGACACCGAAACATCCAAAACACGCTACTCTACACGCAGCTCATCAGCTTCGAAAGCGACGAATATTTTTCTGCCACTGCTAAAACAGTTCAAGACGCCCAAAAACTGGTAGAAGCAGGGTTCGACTACGTCTGCGAATTTAACGAAGTTAAAATCTTCAAGAAAAGGAAGTAA